A stretch of the Bradyrhizobium arachidis genome encodes the following:
- a CDS encoding DUF2721 domain-containing protein, which yields MATAEGFSEIAQAIQLALAPVFLLTGIAGMLSVMAGRLARIFDRCSALIENENILTLSVHKTLELEQQSLEKRRHITSVAMTASTISALLVCLDIAVIFFELMLDKPLKWPIGILFIAAVLFLIVGLASFLREVHLAMKTTHITFPGASRHGTPSNSER from the coding sequence TTGGCAACAGCGGAAGGCTTCAGTGAAATAGCACAGGCCATTCAGCTTGCCCTTGCACCGGTGTTCCTGCTCACCGGAATTGCGGGAATGCTGAGCGTGATGGCCGGTCGCCTTGCCCGGATTTTCGATCGCTGCAGCGCACTTATCGAGAACGAGAATATTTTGACGCTGTCAGTTCACAAGACGTTGGAGCTCGAACAACAAAGTCTGGAAAAACGAAGGCACATCACAAGCGTCGCTATGACCGCATCAACGATCTCCGCACTATTGGTATGCTTGGACATTGCGGTCATATTTTTTGAGCTGATGCTTGATAAGCCTCTGAAATGGCCCATCGGTATTCTCTTCATAGCTGCCGTTCTGTTTTTGATCGTAGGGTTGGCGTCCTTCCTCCGCGAGGTACACCTTGCGATGAAGACAACCCACATCACCTTTCCTGGCGCGTCGCGGCACGGAACGCCTTCGAATTCCGAGAGATGA